Part of the Rhizobium sp. WYJ-E13 genome is shown below.
GATGACGACGGATCGATATCAGGCCGGAAAGAAGCCGAAGGCGCTTCGCGTCTTCTCGTCAGCGTCATGAAGGCTCCCCAATATCAGGTTCAAGTGGCCCACGCGCGATAAGCAAAGTGGATCTTCAAAGTCACGTCAAAATGCATTTAGATCGAGCCACTTTCAAGCGGGATTCGCATCGCGATGCCCAGTGGAGACGACATGAACCAGCCAAAGCTCACCGTGCCCTATTTCAGCCAGTGGGAGTCACCCGAAATGACCCTGCCCGTGCTGGCCGAAGGTGCGAGCGCCCTGCACCGCGATGTCAACTGGAAGAATTCCGGCGCCGAGACTGTGGAGGAATATGCGCGCTGGGCGGTGAATGTCTGCGGCATGGCCTGCCTGAAGATGATCCTGGCCGCCCGCGGCGAGGCGCATTCGATCCTGTCCCTCGCAAGGGCCTGCACCACCTATGGCGGCTATGTCGTCAATGAGGCCGACGCCTCGATCAAGGGGCTGATCTATGCGCCCTTCGTCACCTTCGTGCGCGAGCGCTTCGGGCTTTCGGCGGATGTGAAGACACAGGTGCCGGCGGAAACCATTGCCGAAATCCTCTCCTCCCATCGCTTCTTCATCGCCTCGGTCAGCAGCGCGATCCGCTGGCCGGAGCGCGAGCCGCCGGGCAAGGGCGGCCATCTTGTTCTGGTGACGGCGGCCGATGAAGACAGCGTGCGCTTCCACAACCCGTCCGGCCACGAGCGCGCCACCCAGGCCGATGTCACCCTGCCGCTTGCCGCCTTCGACCGCTTCTTCGCCAACAGAGGCATTGCGGTCAGCTTCTGAAATTAGGAGAATTCCGATGAGCCCTTCCCAGACCAGGCTGCGCATCGCCGTGCTTTTCGGCGGCCGTTCCAGCGAACACGACGTCTCCGTCATGTCGGCCACCAATGTCATGCGCGCCCTCGATCCGGAGAGATACGACGCCCTGCCTGTTTTCGTCACGAAGGACGGGCGATGGCTGCAGAGCCGCTTCATCGATGGCGAACTCGAAAAGCCCTCCTCCGGCACCGAACTCTGCCTCGTGCCCGGCGGCCATGGCCGTCTGCTGGCGATCGGCCCCGATGGCAAGGCCACTGAGGCCGGCAGGATCGACATCGTCTTCCCGGTCCTGCATGGGTTGCATGGGGAGGACGGCGCCGTTCAGGGGCTCTGCCAGGTGGCGCGTGTGCCGCTTGCCGGCTGCGGCATCCTCGGCTCGGCAACGGCGCTCGACAAGGATATCGCCAAGCAGCTCCTGAAAGCCGCCGGCCTGCCGGTGGCCCGCTCGGTCACGATCGATCAGGAAAGCCCGCCTGCGCTGGAAACGCTGGAAGGCGCGCTCGGCCTGCCGCTCTTCATCAAGCCCGCCCGCCAGGGCTCCTCCGTCGGCGTGCGAAAAGTCTCGGGCAGCCAGGAATTCGCCCCCGCCCTGGCGGAAGCCTTCAGCCATGACCGCAAGCTCATCGCCGAGGAATTCATTGCCGGGCGCGAGATCGAATGCAGCGTGCTCGAAGACACGAAGGGCGACCTCTTCGTCTCCCGCCCCGGCGAGATCGCGCCCGCCGAAAGCCATGGCTTCTACAGCTACACCGCCAAATATCTCGATGAGAATGGCGCCGCCCTGAAAGTGCCGGCCGAGCTTCCCGCCGAGGTCGAAAGCAAGCTCCGCGACATGGCCGCCCGCGCCTTCCGGGCGCTCGGCTGCGACGGCATGGCCCGCGTCGATTTCTTCCTGATGGAAGACATGCGCTTCGTCGTCAACGAGGTGAACACCATTCCGGGCTTCACCGATATCAGCATGTATTCCAAGGCGATGGCCGCCAGCGGCGT
Proteins encoded:
- a CDS encoding C39 family peptidase; translated protein: MNQPKLTVPYFSQWESPEMTLPVLAEGASALHRDVNWKNSGAETVEEYARWAVNVCGMACLKMILAARGEAHSILSLARACTTYGGYVVNEADASIKGLIYAPFVTFVRERFGLSADVKTQVPAETIAEILSSHRFFIASVSSAIRWPEREPPGKGGHLVLVTAADEDSVRFHNPSGHERATQADVTLPLAAFDRFFANRGIAVSF
- a CDS encoding D-alanine--D-alanine ligase family protein, coding for MSPSQTRLRIAVLFGGRSSEHDVSVMSATNVMRALDPERYDALPVFVTKDGRWLQSRFIDGELEKPSSGTELCLVPGGHGRLLAIGPDGKATEAGRIDIVFPVLHGLHGEDGAVQGLCQVARVPLAGCGILGSATALDKDIAKQLLKAAGLPVARSVTIDQESPPALETLEGALGLPLFIKPARQGSSVGVRKVSGSQEFAPALAEAFSHDRKLIAEEFIAGREIECSVLEDTKGDLFVSRPGEIAPAESHGFYSYTAKYLDENGAALKVPAELPAEVESKLRDMAARAFRALGCDGMARVDFFLMEDMRFVVNEVNTIPGFTDISMYSKAMAASGVAYAEVINRLVEHGLARGA